One Syngnathoides biaculeatus isolate LvHL_M chromosome 4, ASM1980259v1, whole genome shotgun sequence DNA window includes the following coding sequences:
- the LOC133498897 gene encoding zinc finger protein OZF-like, with protein sequence MASCEENEQQRKPPEAVGKNQNQDIQQLIGFVEDLPTHSLRASSSSEQDDPQNPRVKEEEDNPQSLLKEEEEDPHLRIHVKEEEEDAEVSKLPLTDVSVESQDCEDETHKWLLLHLPSPSGDHCEGPPPDNLLAPLSDSDGMEEALKSNADCEGDDKQLKYSEEETTLCSTETLQAHNNKSTRSVRIRKQRVISHTSAQTGEKPFCCSLCDKAFFQRSHFVSHMRRHTGEKPFSCTTCDKRFTLKGNMVSHMRTHTGEKPFCCSICGKRFTLKPNMISHIRTHTGEKPFQCTFCDKTFSHKSHLPPHMRIHTGEKPHSCSTCGKTFTRKLNMETHMRTHTGEKPFHCSVCGKRFTRKPNMVKHMAIHTGEKPYSCSTCGKTFAHKPHIVSHMRIHTGEKPFCCSICDKRFALRSNKAKHMRTHTGERPFSCSTCKKTFSHKPHMVSHMRTHTGEKPFCCSICGKTFTLNSNKFKHMRTHRGGKHFSCSLCDKRFSLKSHMVSHMVTHTGEKVFNLC encoded by the exons ATGGCGTCGTGCGAGGAGAACGAGCAGCAACGAAAACCACCGGAAGCTGTTGGGAAGAATCAGAACCAAG ACATCCAGCAGCTGATTGGTTTTGTGGAAGATCTTCCCACTCACTCTCTACGGGCAAGCTCAAGTTCGGAGCAAGATGATCCACAGAATCCTCGggtgaaagaggaggaggacaatCCGCAGTCCCTCcttaaagaggaagaggaggatccGCATCTCAGGATCCAcgttaaagaggaagaggaggatgctgAGGTCAGCAAGCTGCCACTGACTGACGTTTCTGTGGAGAGTCAAGACTGCGAAGATGAAACACACAAGTGGTTATTGCTCCATCTTCCCAGTCCAAGTGGAGACCATTGTGAGGGACCACCACCAGACAACCTCTTAGCGCCCCTGTCAGACAGTGACGGCATGGAAGAAGCTTTGAAAAGCAATGCAGATTGCGAAGGTGATGACAAACAACTGAAATACTCTGAAGAAGAGACAACTCTCTGCAGTACGGAAACTTTACAAGCACATAACAACAAATCTACACGCTCAGTTCGTATTAGAAAGCAACGTGTTATTAGTCACACAAGTGCTCAGACAGGAGAAAAGCCCTTTTGTTGCTCATTGTGTGATAAAGCATTCTTTCAAAGGTCACACTTTGTATCACACATGAGgagacacactggagaaaaaccctttagtTGCACAACTTGCGATAAAAGATTCACGCTCAAGGGAAACATGGTATCGCATATGAGAacgcacacaggagaaaaaccgttctgttgctcaatttgtggtaaaagatttaCTCTAAAGCCAAACATGATCTCACACATtagaacacacacaggagaaaaaccatTTCAATGCACTTTTTGcgacaaaacattctcccataaGTCACATCTGCCACCACACATGAGaatacacactggagaaaaaccccacAGTTGCTCAACTTGTGGTAAAACGTTCACTCGAAAGCTAAACATGGAAAcacacatgagaacacacacaggagaaaaaccctttCATTGTTCGGTTTGTGGCAAAAGATTCACCCGAAAGCCAAACATGGTAAAACATATGGCaatacacactggtgaaaaacccTACAGTTGCTCAACTTGTGGTAAAACATTCGCTCATAAGCCCCACATAGTATCTCACATGCGAATACATACAGGAGAAAAACCATTTTGTTGCTcaatttgtgataaaagatttgCTCTCAGGTCAAACAAGGCAAaacacatgagaacacacacaggagaaagACCTTTCAGTTGCTCAACCTGTAAGAAAACCTTCTCTCATAAGCCACACATGGTATCACACATgcgaacacacactggagaaaaacccttttgctgctcaatttgtggtaaaacattcaccttaaattcaaacaaatttaaaCACATGAGGACACACAGAGGAGGGAAACATTTCAGTTGCTCATTGTGTGATAAAAGATTTTCTCTCAAGTCACACATGGTATCGCACATGGTaacacacacaggagagaaaGTGTTCAATTTATGTTGA
- the LOC133498902 gene encoding zinc finger protein OZF-like: MASYDEKEKQQERLATVGKSDIVFYSQDVQQLLGPQEELTLQSHGGRSSFQQEVSQHLNIKEEEEDAHSPLIKQEGDPQPIQVKEEEEEVDVSKFPLTVVSVKSEDGQEEPQLHHRSPSGEDHCGRPPSHNLLVALSDGEYPQESLKRNLDYENYTRQLKFSETTLGNMETSQMPEATISHSVSVKGSAKKQNTSRHTKTHTGEKPFGCPFCGKMFSRKDHVESHIRVHTGEKPFSCSTCGKAFTHKETMTAHRRSHTGENPFSCSICGKTYSRKTHVDSHMRTHTGEKPFSCSVCGKMFSQKPNMVKHMRIHTGKKTFFCSFCKKAFLHKSHVESHMKTHTGEKPFSCSVCGATFAQKQNLVSHTRTHTGEKPFSCSVCGGNYAQKKTLTTHMRKHKI, translated from the exons ATGGCATCGTACGACGAAAAAGAGAAACAACAAGAACGACTGGCAACTGTTGGAAAGAGTGACATCGTCTTCTACAGCCAAG ATGTACAGCAGCTGCTTGGTCCTCAGGAAGAACTTACCCTTCAGTCGCACGGGGGAAGATCCAGTTTTCAGCAAGAGGTTTCACAGCACCTCAacattaaagaggaagaggaggatgcacattCCCCCCTCATCAAACAGGAAGGAGATCCACAACCAATACAGgttaaagaagaggaggaggaagttgaCGTCAGCAAGTTTCCACTGACTGTTGTTTCTGTAAAGAGTGAAGACGGCCAAGAAGAACCACAGCTTCATCATCGCAGTCCAAGTGGAGAAGACCACTGTGGCAGACCACCATCACACAACCTCTTAGTGGCACTGTCTGACGGCGAATACCCACAAGAATCTTTAAAGCGCAACCTAGACTATGAAAATTACACCAGACAGTTGAAATTCTCTGAGACAACTCTTGGCAACATGGAAACGTCACAAATGCCTGAAGCAACTATTTCCCACTCGGTTTCTGTGAAAGGTTctgctaaaaaacaaaatactagcagacatacaaaaacacacacaggagaaaaaccctttGGTTGCCCATTTTGTGGCAAAATGTTCTCTCGAAAGGACCATGTGGAATCACATATAAGAgtacacacaggagaaaaaccctttagtTGCTCAACTTGTGGTAAAGCATTCACCCATAAGGAAACTATGACAGCACACAGGAGatcacacactggagaaaaccccttcagttgctcaatttgtggtaaaACATATTCTCGAAAGACTCATGTGGACTCACATATGAGAACGCACACGGGGGAAAAACCCTTCTcgtgttcagtttgtggtaaaatgtTCTCCCAAAAGCCAAACATGGTCAAACACATGAGAATAcacacagggaaaaaaacatttttttgctcattttgcaAAAAGGCATTCCTTCATAAGTCACATGTGGAATCgcacatgaaaacacacacaggagagaaaccCTTTAGTTGCTCAGTTTGTGGCGCCACATTTGCTCAAAAGCAAAATCTGGTATCACACACGAGGACACACACAGGGGAGAAACCCTTTAGTTGTTCAGTTTGTGGAGGAAACTATGCGCAGAAGAAGACTTTGACGACACACATGCGGAAACACAAAATATag